The following are encoded in a window of Hyalangium minutum genomic DNA:
- a CDS encoding fatty acid desaturase gives MSNGFIWSSEDEPHAARRRELLRTHPEIKELYGPCSRTKYVCTLLVGLQLSLAFLLRDAPWWLIVLVAYAVGGVINQALLLAIHELSHNLAFRKPWHNRVFGVFINLPVGVPVSETFRYYHLRHHSHQGDERLDTDIPTEFEARLLRHRASKLLWLACQGFAYALRPLFVDPKKPGASEIANLLVQVAFNVAVFYFWGGKALAYLPISSLIVMGLHPIAGHYISEHYVFREGQETYSYYGPLNVLAFNVGYHNEHHDFPYVPGSRLPKLRAMAPEFYDGLLAHQSWTATLWNFVMRPSLGGYSRIKRRVERRRD, from the coding sequence ATGTCCAATGGCTTCATCTGGTCCAGCGAGGACGAACCGCACGCCGCGCGGCGGCGCGAGCTGCTTCGCACGCATCCCGAGATCAAGGAACTCTACGGCCCGTGCTCGCGCACGAAGTACGTCTGCACGCTGCTCGTCGGGCTGCAACTCTCGCTCGCCTTCCTGCTGCGTGACGCGCCCTGGTGGCTGATTGTTCTGGTCGCCTATGCGGTGGGCGGAGTGATCAACCAGGCGCTACTCCTGGCCATTCACGAGCTCTCTCACAATCTCGCGTTCCGCAAGCCCTGGCACAATCGCGTGTTCGGCGTCTTCATCAATCTGCCCGTGGGTGTGCCGGTCTCAGAAACGTTTCGCTACTACCACCTGCGCCATCACAGCCATCAGGGTGACGAGCGGCTCGACACGGATATACCGACGGAGTTCGAGGCGCGCTTGCTGCGCCATCGCGCAAGCAAACTGCTCTGGCTCGCTTGCCAAGGCTTTGCCTACGCGCTCCGCCCGCTGTTCGTGGATCCCAAGAAGCCGGGGGCTTCCGAGATCGCGAACCTCCTCGTGCAGGTCGCGTTCAACGTGGCCGTGTTCTATTTTTGGGGCGGCAAAGCGCTTGCCTATCTGCCGATCAGTTCACTGATCGTCATGGGGCTCCATCCGATTGCCGGACACTACATCTCGGAGCACTACGTCTTCCGCGAAGGGCAAGAGACCTACTCGTACTACGGGCCGCTCAACGTGCTCGCGTTCAATGTCGGCTACCACAACGAGCACCACGACTTCCCCTACGTTCCTGGCTCGCGCCTGCCGAAGCTACGAGCGATGGCGCCGGAATTTTACGACGGTCTCCTGGCGCACCAATCGTGGACGGCGACGCTTTGGAACTTCGTCATGCGCCCCAGCCTGGGCGGTTACAGCCGCATCAAGCGGCGCGTGGAGCGGCGGCGGGACTAG
- a CDS encoding FAD-dependent oxidoreductase, producing MHEKTSREERVPVLIVGGGLVGLSTALFLAHRGVKALVLEKHEGTSIHPRARGFHERTIELFRSTCAREEIERVGGVPPDLGGGGQLVALTLAGPVLSWMPAAPGAHRSDLSPCPHVYLGQDRLEPILLRAAREQQAEVRFRHELKAFTQDVKGVTAQVLDRATRETYTVRTDYLVAADGVRSSVREALGIAQRGRGSLGHNVSTLFHADLSPVRREHPFGFAVLKHPEAGGVMVATDVKDRWIYATRFDVSRETPADFTEERWTRLIRLATGLPELVPTLLGTFPWEAAERVAERFSSGRVFLAGDAAHQMPPTGGHGANTGIQDAANLAWKLAAVLKGQAGPSLLETYDSERRPVAAATANQATLLALRLEKGAAMPEDDGAVSARVIIFGYRYGSDEPLPRMLTLNGEPGTRAPHVWLSSEEGPVSTIDLFGGGFVLLAGDRSWLDASEALSKRAGLPLQAHRVDGWQSTYGVGASGASLIRPDGMVAARWSEASSDAERMLSAALAAATRTRQAALPSGVRQESGR from the coding sequence ATGCACGAGAAGACCTCGCGAGAAGAGCGTGTCCCGGTGCTCATCGTCGGCGGCGGTTTGGTCGGGCTGTCGACGGCGCTCTTCCTGGCGCATCGCGGGGTGAAGGCCCTCGTCCTCGAGAAGCACGAGGGCACCTCCATCCACCCCCGAGCCCGTGGATTCCACGAGCGCACCATCGAGCTGTTCCGCTCCACGTGCGCGCGAGAGGAGATCGAGCGGGTAGGGGGCGTGCCTCCCGATCTGGGCGGTGGAGGCCAGTTGGTGGCGCTCACGCTCGCGGGGCCCGTGTTGTCCTGGATGCCCGCGGCGCCGGGAGCACATCGGTCGGACCTGAGCCCGTGTCCGCACGTCTACCTGGGACAGGACAGGCTCGAGCCCATCCTGCTGCGAGCCGCGCGCGAGCAGCAGGCCGAGGTGCGCTTCCGCCACGAACTGAAGGCGTTCACCCAGGACGTGAAGGGAGTGACCGCTCAGGTCCTCGATCGAGCGACGAGAGAGACGTACACGGTTCGCACCGACTACCTGGTGGCGGCGGATGGTGTGCGCAGCTCCGTTCGCGAGGCGCTCGGCATCGCGCAGCGGGGGCGTGGCTCACTGGGGCACAACGTCTCCACCCTCTTTCACGCGGATCTGTCTCCCGTGCGAAGGGAACACCCGTTCGGCTTCGCGGTGCTGAAGCACCCCGAGGCGGGCGGCGTCATGGTGGCCACGGACGTGAAGGACCGGTGGATTTACGCCACCCGGTTCGACGTTTCGCGAGAGACACCCGCGGACTTCACCGAGGAGCGCTGGACGCGTCTCATCCGCCTTGCCACGGGGCTGCCGGAGCTTGTCCCGACGCTCCTGGGCACGTTTCCGTGGGAGGCGGCGGAGCGGGTGGCGGAGCGCTTCTCCTCGGGCCGCGTGTTCCTGGCGGGGGATGCAGCGCACCAGATGCCGCCCACGGGAGGGCACGGCGCCAATACCGGCATCCAGGACGCGGCCAACCTGGCCTGGAAGCTCGCGGCCGTGCTGAAGGGACAGGCCGGGCCGTCGCTGCTGGAGACCTATGACTCCGAGCGCCGCCCGGTCGCCGCAGCGACCGCGAACCAGGCCACCCTCCTCGCGCTGCGTCTCGAGAAGGGAGCCGCGATGCCGGAGGACGACGGGGCCGTCAGTGCCAGGGTGATCATCTTCGGCTATCGCTATGGCTCCGATGAGCCGCTCCCTCGGATGTTGACCCTCAACGGTGAGCCCGGCACGCGCGCGCCGCACGTGTGGCTCTCGTCGGAGGAAGGCCCGGTGTCGACGATCGATCTGTTTGGCGGAGGCTTCGTCCTGCTGGCGGGGGACCGGAGCTGGCTCGATGCGAGCGAGGCCCTCTCGAAGCGCGCGGGGCTTCCGCTCCAGGCCCACCGTGTCGACGGCTGGCAGAGCACCTATGGCGTGGGAGCCTCGGGCGCCTCCCTGATCCGTCCCGATGGAATGGTGGCGGCGCGGTGGAGCGAGGCCTCGAGCGATGCGGAGCGTATGCTCTCCGCGGCGCTCGCGGCGGCTACCAGGACTCGTCAGGCCGCCCTCCCATCAGGTGTGCGGCAGGAGTCTGGGCGCTAG